The Corallococcus soli genome has a window encoding:
- a CDS encoding Imm49 family immunity protein codes for MASKFLSVFIDNALGENEELLPAFLAGRGGMKEALRFSQNFRIAGIGSLLMSGSPAHFHECLHASARAFAHFARSSPGANLTSRSQPFFDAVACGDTEAARVIARLAPRACDRNREYEEDFLFVRFLMDHCFLDMDWRDGKAQLERYEEVLAGSLDVRLDVCQALAAAADGARFDEALTRMMEARELRFQRLGEKETVAEEVLATEGYVSVEGLALVRLAVSKGLHPQEDFLFIPSVALDEVHLRYRPDSWKHFFT; via the coding sequence GTGGCGTCGAAGTTCCTATCTGTCTTCATTGACAATGCGCTTGGCGAAAACGAAGAGCTGCTTCCGGCCTTTCTTGCTGGCAGGGGCGGAATGAAGGAGGCCCTCCGATTCAGCCAGAACTTTCGGATCGCGGGCATTGGCTCGTTATTGATGTCTGGCAGCCCTGCCCACTTTCATGAGTGTCTGCATGCCAGCGCACGTGCCTTCGCTCACTTCGCCCGTTCCTCCCCCGGGGCAAACCTGACCAGCCGTTCGCAGCCGTTCTTCGACGCGGTCGCCTGTGGAGACACCGAAGCTGCGCGTGTGATCGCACGCCTCGCTCCTCGGGCTTGCGATAGGAATCGCGAGTACGAGGAGGACTTCCTCTTCGTCCGCTTCCTCATGGACCATTGCTTCTTGGATATGGATTGGCGTGACGGGAAGGCCCAGCTTGAGCGCTACGAGGAGGTCCTTGCAGGCTCGCTGGATGTGCGGCTCGATGTGTGTCAAGCCCTGGCGGCGGCGGCGGATGGAGCCCGTTTCGACGAAGCACTCACACGGATGATGGAGGCGCGGGAACTCCGTTTCCAGAGGCTCGGTGAGAAGGAAACGGTCGCCGAGGAGGTGCTCGCGACGGAGGGCTACGTCTCCGTGGAAGGGCTCGCGCTGGTCCGCCTTGCTGTTTCGAAGGGGCTGCATCCGCAGGAGGACTTCCTGTTCATCCCCTCTGTGGCGCTCGACGAGGTTCACCTTCGCTACCGCCCAGACTCCTGGAAGCACTTCTTTACATAG